In a genomic window of Coprococcus eutactus:
- a CDS encoding 3-hydroxyacyl-CoA dehydrogenase family protein: MKVGVIGAGTMGQGIAKAFAQVDGYEVALCDIKQEWAEGGKDKIAKGYARLVEKGKMTQEKVDGILASITPGLKEDLCADCDLIVEAAFENMEVKKTTFAELDKICKPECVFASNTSSLSITEIGNGLTRPMIGMHFFNPADRMKLIEVIAGVNTPAETVEKIVKISEEIGKTPVQVNEAAGFVVNRILIPMINEAAFIKMEGVSDIAGIDAAMKLGANHPMGPLELGDFVGLDICLAIMDVLYNETGDSKYRACPLLRKMVRGGNLGVKSGRGFYIYNADRTKTPVDAQ; the protein is encoded by the coding sequence ATGAAGGTTGGCGTAATTGGTGCAGGAACCATGGGTCAGGGCATTGCTAAGGCATTTGCTCAGGTTGACGGATACGAGGTTGCACTCTGCGATATCAAGCAGGAGTGGGCTGAAGGCGGTAAGGACAAGATCGCTAAGGGTTATGCAAGACTCGTAGAAAAAGGAAAGATGACACAGGAGAAGGTTGATGGTATTCTTGCCAGCATCACTCCAGGTCTTAAGGAAGACTTATGTGCAGACTGCGACCTTATCGTTGAGGCTGCTTTCGAGAACATGGAAGTAAAGAAGACAACATTTGCTGAGCTTGACAAGATCTGCAAGCCAGAGTGTGTATTCGCTTCAAACACATCATCACTTTCTATCACAGAGATTGGAAATGGTCTTACACGTCCTATGATCGGTATGCATTTCTTTAATCCAGCTGACAGAATGAAGCTTATCGAGGTTATCGCAGGTGTTAATACACCAGCTGAGACTGTAGAGAAGATCGTTAAGATCTCAGAGGAGATCGGTAAGACTCCTGTACAGGTTAACGAGGCTGCTGGATTCGTAGTAAACAGAATCCTCATCCCAATGATCAACGAAGCTGCATTCATCAAGATGGAAGGTGTATCAGATATAGCTGGTATTGATGCAGCTATGAAGCTCGGTGCTAACCATCCAATGGGACCACTTGAGTTAGGTGATTTCGTAGGTCTTGATATCTGTCTTGCAATCATGGATGTTCTGTACAATGAGACAGGTGACAGCAAGTATCGTGCATGTCCATTACTTCGTAAGATGGTACGTGGTGGCAATCTCGGTGTTAAGAGCGGCAGAGGATTCTATATATACAATGCTGATCGTACAAAGACACCAGTTGATGCTCAGTAA
- the mreB gene encoding rod shape-determining protein, producing the protein MLSTDIGVDLGTSNVLISVRGKGVVVNQPSVVAYEVSTKKVIAIGIKAKKMIGKTPENIDVVRPLNKGVISDYTIAEIMLKAFIRSAMEKRSGVGRPRICVCVPSGVTEVQRRAVEEAVYKTGAKTVYVMEEPLAAAVGANVDIHEAKGSMVVDIGGGTTDIAVISLGGAVESSSIKYAGDDFDNALVRYVRRKYNLLIGDQSAEKAKIAIGSVIEREDDIEYVIKGRDLIKGLPKAVTITANETVAAFEETTNHILGAIHNVLETAPPELVADIAVSGIVLTGGGSLIYGMDTLIKERTGIEAYVSEKALEAVALGAGMSVVINEKKDE; encoded by the coding sequence ATGCTTTCGACTGATATAGGAGTAGATTTAGGAACATCAAATGTATTGATAAGCGTCAGAGGCAAGGGGGTTGTTGTTAATCAGCCATCCGTTGTCGCATATGAAGTCTCCACGAAAAAGGTAATAGCGATAGGGATAAAAGCCAAGAAGATGATAGGTAAGACGCCGGAGAATATAGATGTTGTTAGACCGCTCAACAAGGGAGTCATATCCGATTATACGATTGCGGAGATTATGCTCAAGGCATTTATTAGAAGTGCCATGGAGAAGAGATCAGGTGTGGGGAGACCTCGTATATGTGTTTGCGTTCCAAGCGGTGTAACCGAGGTGCAGAGAAGGGCGGTTGAAGAGGCTGTATATAAGACAGGAGCAAAGACGGTCTACGTTATGGAAGAACCTCTTGCTGCGGCTGTTGGAGCAAATGTTGATATTCATGAAGCTAAGGGCAGCATGGTTGTAGATATAGGTGGAGGAACCACTGATATAGCAGTTATATCACTTGGAGGCGCGGTGGAGAGCAGTTCCATCAAGTACGCCGGTGATGATTTTGACAACGCTTTGGTCAGGTATGTCAGAAGAAAGTATAATCTGCTTATTGGCGATCAGTCTGCCGAGAAAGCAAAGATAGCTATAGGTTCTGTTATAGAACGTGAGGATGATATAGAATATGTGATAAAGGGACGTGACTTGATAAAGGGACTTCCTAAGGCGGTAACCATAACGGCAAACGAAACGGTGGCAGCCTTTGAGGAGACAACAAATCATATCCTTGGAGCAATCCACAATGTTCTTGAGACTGCACCGCCTGAGCTGGTGGCTGATATTGCTGTGTCGGGTATAGTTCTCACCGGAGGCGGGAGTCTGATATACGGCATGGACACTCTCATAAAGGAGAGAACCGGCATAGAAGCATACGTTTCTGAGAAGGCACTTGAGGCTGTTGCGCTCGGCGCTGGAATGTCGGTGGTCATAAACGAAAAGAAAGACGAATAA
- a CDS encoding enoyl-CoA hydratase-related protein: MEFVTYEQDGYVGIITINRPKALNALNSAVLEELDATFKAVDLDTTRCLILTGAGEKSFVAGADIGEMSTLTKAEGEAFGKKGNDVFRAIETFPIPVIAAVNGFALGGGCEISMSCDIRICSENAIFGQPEAGLGITPGFGGTQRLARLVGAGMAKQLIYTARNIKADEAYRIGLVNAVYPLEELLPAAKKMAAGIAANAPIAVRNCKKAINDGLQVDMDQAIVIEEKLFGDCFETEDQKAGMGNFLEKDKEKKLKVVPFQNK, from the coding sequence ATGGAGTTTGTAACATACGAACAGGATGGATACGTAGGAATTATCACAATCAACCGTCCAAAGGCTCTGAACGCACTCAATAGTGCAGTCCTTGAGGAGCTTGATGCTACATTCAAGGCAGTTGATCTTGATACAACAAGATGTCTTATTCTTACAGGTGCCGGCGAGAAGTCATTTGTTGCCGGAGCTGATATAGGTGAGATGTCAACACTCACAAAGGCAGAGGGAGAGGCCTTCGGCAAGAAGGGTAACGATGTGTTTAGAGCTATCGAGACATTTCCTATCCCAGTTATCGCAGCAGTGAACGGATTCGCTCTTGGCGGCGGATGCGAGATATCAATGAGCTGTGACATCAGAATCTGCTCAGAGAATGCAATATTTGGTCAGCCGGAGGCTGGTCTTGGAATCACACCTGGTTTTGGCGGAACACAGAGACTTGCACGTCTTGTAGGTGCAGGCATGGCTAAGCAGCTTATCTACACAGCAAGAAACATCAAGGCAGACGAGGCATACAGAATCGGTCTTGTGAATGCTGTTTATCCACTTGAGGAGCTCCTTCCAGCAGCTAAGAAGATGGCAGCCGGAATCGCAGCAAACGCTCCTATTGCAGTAAGAAACTGCAAGAAGGCTATTAATGATGGCTTACAGGTAGATATGGATCAGGCAATTGTTATTGAGGAGAAGCTTTTTGGTGACTGTTTCGAGACAGAGGATCAGAAGGCAGGAATGGGCAATTTCCTTGAGAAAGACAAGGAGAAGAAGCTTAAGGTTGTTCCTTTCCAGAATAAGTAA
- a CDS encoding electron transfer flavoprotein subunit beta/FixA family protein, with the protein MKVIVCIKQVPDTKGGVQFNPDGTLNRAAMLTIMNPDDKAGLEAALRLKDQYGAEVTVLTMGLPKAADVLQEAIAMGADKGVLVTDRVLGGADTWATSTTIAGALRKLDYDLIITGRQAIDGDTAQVGPQIAEHLGIPVISYAQEIKVDGDAVIVKRQYDDGYHMLKAKMPCLVTALSELNEPRYMTPGGIFDAVNAEITTLGRADLVDVDDSNLGLKGSPTKIAKASDKVRKGAGEKVVPDSPDEAVSYIVGKLKDKHVI; encoded by the coding sequence GTGAAGGTTATAGTTTGTATAAAGCAGGTACCTGATACAAAGGGTGGAGTACAGTTCAACCCAGACGGTACATTAAACAGAGCAGCAATGCTTACAATCATGAACCCTGATGATAAGGCAGGACTTGAGGCTGCACTTAGATTAAAGGATCAGTATGGTGCAGAGGTAACAGTTCTTACAATGGGTCTTCCAAAGGCTGCTGATGTTCTTCAGGAGGCAATTGCTATGGGAGCTGACAAGGGCGTTCTTGTAACAGATCGTGTACTTGGTGGAGCTGATACATGGGCTACATCAACAACAATTGCCGGAGCTCTCAGAAAGCTTGATTACGATCTGATCATCACAGGTCGTCAGGCTATCGATGGAGATACTGCTCAGGTTGGACCACAGATCGCTGAGCATCTTGGAATTCCTGTAATTTCATATGCACAGGAGATCAAGGTTGACGGAGACGCAGTTATCGTTAAGCGTCAGTATGATGACGGATATCATATGTTAAAGGCTAAGATGCCTTGCCTTGTAACAGCACTTTCTGAGTTAAATGAGCCAAGATACATGACTCCGGGTGGAATCTTCGATGCAGTTAATGCAGAGATCACAACACTTGGCAGAGCAGACCTTGTTGATGTTGATGATTCAAACCTCGGTCTTAAGGGCTCACCTACAAAGATTGCTAAGGCTTCAGATAAGGTAAGAAAGGGCGCAGGCGAGAAGGTTGTTCCTGATTCTCCAGATGAGGCAGTTAGCTATATTGTTGGCAAGTTAAAGGATAAGCATGTAATCTAA
- a CDS encoding electron transfer flavoprotein subunit alpha/FixB family protein: MGAMNAEEMKNYKGVFVFAQQVDNKLSGISFELIGEGKRLAEKLDEKVTAVLIGSDVKGLVDELAEYGADRVIVVDDPELKDYRTEPYAHALASVINEYKPEIVLVGATAIGRDLGPTVSARVATGLTADCTLLEIGDFPLVALPNQEQKHNQLLMTRPAFGGNTIATIACPDNRPQMATVRPGVMQKLDKVAGKKAEVIEYNPGFVPNNKYVEILEISKAISDIKDIMDAKILVSGGRGVGSAENFKLLDDLAEVLGGQVSCSRAVVDSGWKPKELQVGQTGKTVRPQVYFAIGISGAIQHVAGMEESDIIVAINKDEDAPIFDVADYGVVGDLNKIVPALTEAIKAELANK, from the coding sequence ATGGGCGCAATGAACGCAGAAGAAATGAAGAACTACAAAGGCGTATTTGTCTTTGCACAGCAGGTAGATAATAAGTTAAGTGGTATTTCTTTCGAGCTTATCGGCGAAGGAAAGAGACTTGCAGAAAAGCTTGATGAGAAGGTAACTGCAGTACTTATCGGTTCAGATGTTAAGGGTCTTGTAGATGAGCTTGCAGAGTACGGCGCAGACAGAGTTATCGTTGTTGACGATCCAGAGCTCAAGGATTACAGAACAGAGCCATATGCACACGCACTTGCATCAGTTATCAATGAGTACAAGCCAGAGATCGTTTTAGTTGGTGCTACAGCAATCGGTAGAGATCTTGGTCCAACAGTTTCAGCTAGAGTTGCTACAGGTCTTACAGCAGACTGTACATTACTTGAGATCGGTGATTTCCCTCTTGTTGCACTTCCAAATCAGGAGCAGAAGCACAATCAGCTTCTTATGACACGTCCTGCATTCGGTGGTAACACAATTGCTACAATCGCATGTCCTGACAACCGTCCACAGATGGCAACAGTTCGTCCAGGTGTTATGCAGAAGCTTGACAAGGTAGCTGGTAAGAAGGCAGAGGTTATCGAGTATAATCCAGGATTCGTACCAAACAACAAGTATGTTGAGATCCTTGAGATCTCAAAGGCTATCTCAGATATCAAGGATATCATGGATGCTAAGATCCTTGTTTCAGGTGGTCGTGGAGTTGGCTCAGCAGAGAACTTCAAGCTCCTTGATGATCTTGCAGAGGTACTTGGCGGACAGGTATCATGCTCACGTGCAGTTGTTGATTCAGGCTGGAAGCCAAAGGAGCTTCAGGTTGGTCAGACTGGTAAGACAGTACGTCCACAGGTATACTTCGCAATCGGTATTTCAGGTGCTATCCAGCACGTAGCTGGTATGGAAGAGTCAGACATCATCGTTGCTATCAACAAGGATGAGGATGCTCCTATCTTTGATGTAGCTGACTATGGTGTAGTTGGAGATCTCAACAAGATCGTTCCAGCTCTTACAGAGGCTATCAAGGCAGAGCTTGCTAACAAGTAA
- a CDS encoding YgiQ family radical SAM protein, which translates to MEKDFLPICRDDMEKRGWSEADFVFVIGDAYVDHPSFGPAIISRLLERYGYKVCIIAQPDWKNDKSIDVFGKPRLGFLVCGGNMDSMVNHYSVSKKRRQKDAYSPGGEMGLRPDYATTVYCNLIRRTYKDVPIIIGGIEASLRRMAHYDYWSDKLKHSILVDSSADILSYGMGEHSMIEIAEALDSGINVSDITYVRGTCYRTKDISGVSEDAILLPDYDSLTRDRLEYARSFYTQYINTDPYSAKTLVEGYGNRGYVVQNPPAYPLTQMEMDDVYDLPYMNNYHPIYESKGGIPAISEIKFSLTSNRGCFGGCSFCALTFHQGRIIQTRSHESLIREAEQMTHDPDFKGYIHDVGGPTANFRHKSCAKQDRYGVCTNKQCLFPEPCRNLKVDHKDYIELLRKLEAIPGVKKVFIRSGIRFDYVMADSSDEFLKELCEKHISGQLRVAPEHVSDNVLKMMGKPKNSVYESFIARYQKVNARTGKKQFVVPYLMSSHPGSTLKEAVELAEYVRDIGYMPEQVQDFYPTPSTISTCMYYTGVDPRTMQPVYVPHNPHEKAMQKALMMYRKPENYDLVKEALIKAGRQDLIGFDKKCLIRPRKMENSSGHEHRPSKGRNQSRNCVCSNNTRKNNTNNKNYKEAPQKNKKIKDNVRSVGENKRHKRK; encoded by the coding sequence ATGGAAAAAGATTTTTTGCCGATCTGTAGGGATGATATGGAGAAAAGAGGATGGTCAGAGGCAGACTTTGTATTTGTCATAGGTGATGCCTATGTTGACCATCCATCATTTGGTCCGGCTATCATAAGCAGATTACTGGAAAGATATGGATATAAAGTGTGTATAATAGCCCAGCCTGATTGGAAAAACGACAAAAGCATTGATGTTTTTGGAAAGCCAAGACTGGGTTTTTTGGTGTGCGGAGGAAACATGGATTCTATGGTCAACCACTACTCCGTATCAAAAAAGAGAAGACAGAAAGATGCATATTCACCAGGCGGAGAAATGGGACTCAGACCTGATTATGCAACAACCGTGTATTGTAATCTTATCAGAAGAACATACAAGGATGTACCGATCATAATAGGTGGTATCGAGGCCAGCCTCAGAAGAATGGCTCACTATGATTATTGGTCTGACAAACTTAAACATTCCATACTTGTGGATTCCTCTGCTGATATTCTGTCATATGGAATGGGCGAACACAGTATGATAGAGATAGCTGAGGCTCTTGACAGTGGCATCAATGTCAGTGATATCACATATGTGAGGGGAACCTGCTATAGGACCAAGGATATATCAGGTGTTTCGGAGGATGCTATATTGCTTCCGGATTATGACAGCCTTACACGAGACAGACTGGAGTACGCCAGAAGCTTTTATACACAGTATATAAATACGGATCCATACTCTGCAAAGACACTAGTTGAAGGGTATGGTAACAGAGGATATGTGGTGCAGAATCCACCTGCTTACCCACTTACACAGATGGAGATGGATGATGTGTACGATCTTCCTTACATGAATAACTATCATCCCATATACGAGTCAAAAGGTGGGATTCCTGCAATCTCGGAGATCAAATTCAGTCTGACGAGCAATAGAGGCTGTTTTGGAGGCTGTAGTTTCTGCGCACTTACATTTCATCAGGGAAGAATCATCCAGACTAGAAGTCATGAATCCTTGATAAGGGAGGCTGAGCAGATGACGCACGATCCAGATTTCAAAGGGTATATACATGATGTAGGAGGTCCAACGGCGAATTTCAGACATAAGTCATGTGCAAAACAGGATAGATATGGCGTGTGTACAAATAAACAATGCCTTTTCCCAGAACCGTGTAGGAATCTGAAGGTTGATCACAAAGATTACATTGAACTTCTTAGAAAACTTGAGGCTATTCCTGGCGTGAAAAAGGTGTTTATAAGATCGGGAATCCGATTTGATTATGTAATGGCAGATAGCAGTGATGAGTTTTTGAAAGAACTCTGTGAGAAGCATATAAGTGGACAACTCAGGGTTGCCCCAGAGCATGTGTCAGACAATGTTCTGAAGATGATGGGAAAACCGAAGAATAGTGTATATGAGAGTTTCATAGCCAGATACCAGAAGGTGAATGCGCGTACAGGCAAAAAACAGTTTGTCGTGCCTTATCTGATGTCGTCGCATCCTGGCTCTACGCTTAAAGAAGCAGTGGAGCTTGCGGAGTATGTGCGGGATATAGGGTATATGCCGGAACAGGTACAGGACTTTTATCCAACACCATCGACCATTTCTACATGTATGTATTATACTGGAGTCGATCCGCGTACGATGCAGCCGGTATACGTGCCGCATAATCCGCATGAGAAAGCAATGCAGAAAGCACTCATGATGTATAGAAAGCCTGAGAATTATGACCTTGTAAAAGAGGCACTCATAAAAGCTGGAAGACAGGATCTTATAGGCTTTGATAAAAAATGTCTGATAAGGCCTAGAAAAATGGAAAACAGTTCAGGACATGAACATAGACCTTCCAAGGGTAGAAATCAGAGTAGAAATTGCGTATGTTCGAATAATACAAGGAAAAATAATACAAACAACAAAAATTATAAAGAGGCACCTCAAAAAAACAAAAAAATTAAAGATAATGTCAGATCTGTGGGTGAAAACAAAAGGCATAAAAGAAAATAA
- a CDS encoding acetyl-CoA C-acetyltransferase, with protein sequence MAKKIVLAGACRTAIGTMGGSLSTTPAAELGSIVIKEAINRAGVPADQVDHVYMGCVIQAGQGQNVARQASIKAGLPIETTAVTVNVVCGSGLNCVNMAAQMIEAGDADIVVAGGMENMSMAPYAMMKGRFGYRMNNGVLVDTMVNDALWDAFNDYHMIKTADNICEQWGLTREEIDEFAAKSQQKAVAAQESGAFDAEIVPVMVKKKKEMVEFKKDEGPRPGTTVETLSRLRTINPNGFVTAGNASGINDGAAAIVVMSEEKAKELGVKPMATWVAGALGGVDPSIMGIGPVASTKKVMAKTGLKIEDFDVIEANEAFAAQSVAVAKELGFDVDKQVNPNGGAIALGHPVGASGCRILVTLLHEMQAKGAKTGLATLCIGGGMGCSTVVKIED encoded by the coding sequence ATGGCAAAGAAGATTGTTTTAGCAGGCGCATGTCGTACAGCTATCGGAACAATGGGTGGATCACTCAGCACAACACCAGCTGCAGAGCTTGGTTCAATCGTTATCAAGGAGGCTATCAACAGAGCAGGAGTTCCTGCAGATCAGGTAGACCACGTATACATGGGATGTGTTATCCAGGCTGGTCAGGGACAGAATGTAGCACGTCAGGCTTCAATAAAGGCTGGACTTCCAATCGAGACAACTGCTGTTACAGTTAACGTTGTCTGTGGTTCAGGTCTTAACTGTGTCAACATGGCTGCACAGATGATCGAGGCAGGAGATGCTGATATCGTAGTTGCAGGTGGTATGGAGAATATGTCTATGGCTCCTTATGCTATGATGAAGGGCCGTTTCGGTTACAGAATGAACAATGGTGTACTTGTGGATACAATGGTAAATGATGCTCTCTGGGATGCGTTCAATGACTATCACATGATCAAGACAGCTGACAATATCTGTGAGCAGTGGGGTCTTACACGTGAGGAGATTGATGAGTTTGCAGCAAAGAGCCAGCAGAAGGCTGTTGCAGCTCAGGAGTCAGGTGCATTTGATGCTGAGATCGTTCCAGTTATGGTAAAGAAGAAGAAAGAGATGGTTGAGTTCAAGAAGGATGAGGGACCAAGACCTGGTACTACAGTTGAGACACTTTCAAGACTCAGAACAATCAATCCTAACGGATTTGTTACAGCTGGTAACGCTTCAGGTATCAATGATGGTGCAGCAGCTATCGTTGTTATGAGTGAGGAGAAGGCTAAGGAGCTTGGCGTTAAGCCTATGGCTACATGGGTAGCTGGAGCACTTGGCGGAGTTGATCCTTCAATCATGGGTATTGGACCTGTAGCTTCAACCAAGAAGGTTATGGCTAAGACTGGTCTCAAGATTGAGGACTTCGATGTTATCGAGGCAAACGAAGCATTTGCTGCACAGTCAGTAGCAGTTGCTAAGGAGCTTGGATTTGATGTTGACAAGCAGGTTAACCCTAACGGTGGTGCTATCGCTCTTGGACATCCAGTTGGAGCTTCAGGATGTCGTATCCTTGTTACACTTCTTCATGAGATGCAGGCAAAGGGTGCTAAGACAGGTCTTGCTACTCTCTGTATCGGTGGTGGAATGGGTTGCTCAACAGTCGTTAAGATCGAGGACTAA
- a CDS encoding acyl-CoA dehydrogenase, with the protein MDFALDKKYEMAQNLFREFAQNEVKPLAQEIDEQHRFPRETVEKMAKYGFLGIPVSKELGGQGCDILTYAMCVEELSKVCGTTGVIVSAHTSLCVDPIVTFGTPAQKEKYVPDLASGRKLGAFGLTEPGAGTDAQGQQTKAVLDGDEWVLNGSKCFITNGKEADVYIVIAVTGIVEKRGRKMKEISAFIVEKGTPGFTFGTKENKMGICGSSTYELIFTDCRIPKDALLGQKGKGFNIAMHTLDGGRIGIAAQALGIAEGALETTVNYVKERKQFGRSIAQFQNTQFVLADLATKIEAAKLLVYKAARKKDEYQSGAKVSYSVEAAMAKLYAAEVAMEVTTKCVQLHGGYGYIKEYDVERMMRDAKITEIYEGTSEVQRMVISANLLK; encoded by the coding sequence ATGGATTTCGCTTTAGACAAGAAGTATGAAATGGCGCAGAATTTATTCAGAGAGTTCGCGCAGAATGAAGTAAAGCCTCTTGCTCAGGAAATTGACGAACAGCACAGATTTCCTAGAGAGACAGTTGAGAAGATGGCAAAGTATGGTTTCTTAGGAATTCCTGTTTCTAAGGAGTTAGGCGGACAGGGCTGTGATATTCTCACATATGCTATGTGCGTTGAGGAGCTTTCAAAGGTTTGCGGTACTACAGGTGTTATCGTATCAGCACACACATCACTCTGTGTTGATCCTATCGTAACATTTGGTACACCAGCTCAGAAAGAGAAGTATGTTCCTGATCTTGCTTCAGGCAGAAAGCTTGGTGCTTTCGGTCTTACTGAGCCAGGTGCTGGTACAGATGCTCAGGGACAGCAGACAAAGGCTGTACTTGACGGAGACGAGTGGGTACTTAACGGATCAAAGTGCTTCATCACAAACGGTAAAGAGGCTGACGTATATATCGTCATCGCCGTTACTGGTATCGTTGAGAAGCGTGGCAGAAAGATGAAGGAGATATCTGCATTCATCGTAGAGAAGGGTACACCTGGATTTACATTCGGTACAAAGGAGAACAAGATGGGTATCTGTGGTTCTTCAACATATGAGCTTATCTTCACAGACTGCCGTATTCCAAAGGATGCACTTCTTGGACAGAAGGGTAAGGGATTCAATATCGCTATGCATACACTTGACGGTGGACGTATCGGTATCGCTGCTCAGGCTCTCGGTATTGCAGAGGGCGCTCTCGAGACAACAGTTAACTATGTTAAGGAGAGAAAGCAGTTCGGCAGATCAATCGCTCAGTTCCAGAATACACAGTTCGTTCTTGCAGATCTTGCAACAAAGATCGAGGCAGCTAAGCTTCTCGTATACAAGGCAGCAAGAAAGAAGGATGAGTACCAGAGCGGTGCTAAGGTTTCTTACTCAGTAGAGGCAGCTATGGCTAAGCTTTACGCAGCTGAGGTTGCTATGGAAGTTACTACAAAGTGTGTTCAGTTACACGGTGGTTACGGTTACATCAAGGAGTACGATGTTGAGCGTATGATGCGTGATGCTAAGATTACAGAGATCTACGAGGGAACTTCAGAGGTTCAGCGTATGGTTATTTCTGCAAACTTATTAAAGTAA